The following coding sequences are from one Rutidosis leptorrhynchoides isolate AG116_Rl617_1_P2 chromosome 11, CSIRO_AGI_Rlap_v1, whole genome shotgun sequence window:
- the LOC139874753 gene encoding uncharacterized mitochondrial protein AtMg00810-like: MSLFAQEFSMKYLGPSSPFLGIVVTRDKHRLFLSQHAYATDIINHAGLASCNLVATPVDTQGKINAALDKPVANPTTYRSLAGALQYLTFTRPDITYAVQKVCLHMHDPRETHINAIKRILHYIQGATPLGLRIMKSSSHNLIAYTNAKWGGYPESRRSTSGYCVYLGIILYSGHLNANPLFLAQGPRGVANAIAISGWLRNLLLELHCLVSKATLGFCDDVSDIYLSGNPVQHQSTKHIELDIHSVREN; the protein is encoded by the coding sequence ATGTCTCTTTTTGCACAAGAATTCTCCATGAAATATCTTGGTCCGTCAAGTCCGTTCCTTGGCATTGTTGTCACTCGTGACAAACATAGGTTATTCCTAAGTCAACATGCATATGCGACTGACATAATTAATCATGCAGGTCTCGCTTCTTGTAATCTCGTAGCGACTCCGGTGGACACACAAGGTAAAATCAACGCTGCTTTAGACAAGCCCGTAGCTAACCCAACCACGTATCGTAGTCTAGCAGGTGCACTTCAATACTTAACCTTTACCCGGCCAGACATAACTTACGCGGTGCAAAAAGTATGTCTTCATATGCATGATCCCCGAGAAACTCATATCAATGCCATCAAACGCATCCTACATTATATTCAGGGAGCAACACCCCTTGGGCTTCGTATTATGAAATCATCTTCACATAATCTCATTGCATACACAAATGCTAAATGGGGCGGTTATCCTGAATCACGTAGATCGACATCAGGATATTGTGTATATCTTGGGATAATCTTATATAGTGGTCATCTAAACGCCAATCCACTATTTCTCGCTCAAGGACCACGTGGTGTAGCAAATGCAATAGCGATATCGGGTTGGTTACGTAACTTGTTGTTAGAACTGCATTGTCTTGTATCGAAGGCTACACTTGGTTTTTGTGATGATGTCAGTGATATATACTTATCCGGAAATCCTGTTCAACATCAGAGTACCAAGCACATTGAGCTTGACATACATTCTGTCAGGGAAAATTAG